The following coding sequences lie in one Streptococcus suis genomic window:
- a CDS encoding peptide-binding protein — protein sequence MVVGNLGAQKAKRNDTPISAKKDIMGDKTVRVRADLHHIIKIETAKNGGNVKEVMDKALEEYIRKYLPDKL from the coding sequence GTGGTTGTGGGAAATTTAGGCGCACAAAAAGCAAAACGAAATGATACACCAATCAGTGCAAAAAAAGATATTATGGGGGATAAGACGGTTCGTGTTCGTGCTGACTTGCACCATATTATAAAAATCGAAACAGCAAAGAATGGCGGAAACGTAAAAGAAGTTATGGATAAAGCCTTAGAAGAATATATTCGGAAATATTTACCTGACAAACTTTAA
- a CDS encoding antitoxin, with translation MAVTYEKTFEIEIINELSASVYNRVLNYVLNHELNKNDSQLLEVNLLNQLKLAKRVNLFDYSLEELQAVHEYWRSMNRYSKQVLNKEKVA, from the coding sequence ATGGCAGTTACTTATGAAAAAACATTTGAAATAGAGATCATTAACGAATTATCGGCAAGCGTTTATAATCGAGTATTAAACTATGTTTTGAATCATGAATTAAATAAAAATGACTCTCAATTATTGGAAGTCAATTTATTAAACCAATTAAAGCTTGCAAAACGTGTAAATCTTTTTGATTATTCTTTAGAAGAATTACAAGCCGTTCATGAGTATTGGCGGTCAATGAATCGCTATTCAAAACAAGTTTTGAATAAAGAGAAAGTGGCTTAA